Proteins from a single region of Desulfovibrio sp. Huiquan2017:
- a CDS encoding FeoB-associated Cys-rich membrane protein, with protein MLDTIIVGAIIAIAAFFVGRRLLRSFTAKQPSCGCGGCGQSGSCSGAKDGPGKHDCCGSR; from the coding sequence TTGTCGGGGCCATAATTGCCATTGCGGCCTTTTTCGTGGGCCGTCGACTATTGCGATCCTTCACCGCCAAGCAACCCTCATGCGGTTGCGGGGGGTGCGGACAATCCGGTTCGTGCTCCGGCGCAAAGGACGGCCCAGGCAAGCACGACTGCTGCGGTTCAAGGTAA
- a CDS encoding FeoA family protein produces the protein MAQDMCLRKAKVNQKLKIRTVTADGELGRRIRDMGLIPGTEVTVIGKAPLRDPVALRLRDFTLTLRNSEADHITVTPLED, from the coding sequence ATGGCTCAAGACATGTGTTTACGCAAAGCCAAGGTCAACCAGAAACTCAAAATCCGCACGGTAACCGCAGACGGGGAACTCGGCCGCCGCATCCGCGACATGGGGCTTATCCCCGGCACCGAAGTCACGGTCATCGGCAAGGCGCCCCTGCGCGACCCCGTGGCCCTCAGACTCCGCGACTTCACCCTGACCTTGCGCAACAGCGAGGCTGACCACATCACCGTCACCCCTCTGGAGGACTAA